The genome window AGAATTGTCTTCGACACCAAATGCAGTGGCTTTCAAACAAACACTAGTTTGTGCTTCCCGAGGAAGtctttatcttatatatatatatatatatatatatatatatatatatatatatatatatatatatatatgtgtcaaCTACGAATCTGCGATTAGTCTACTTGGTTTGAATCTGAGCATCTGATTAAGATTTGATTACTGAAACATACTGCACACAGTTGTTTTTTGTGATCTGCAGTAAACAAAGCTTCTGAGCATTGAAACCAAGTGAACAAATCTGATACAAAGAGAAAAGACAGCAGCATGCGGTCCTCACCATGACAAGAAAAAGACTGCAACAAGTTCATATAAAAACTGCATGTCCCAGCTGGAGTTTGGGTGTTCCATTCGAGTACGGTGCTTCACAGACAGAAGAGTTCACAGGCCGTGGGGATTACATACCGGCATGATCCAACTCATTGTGGTGGTTTCAGCTCTCACTCGGGCTGCGGATTGTATCTCCCTGTTGTCTCATCTCTTGTCTTTTACCACTTAGGACTCATCGTTTTGTCCTCCTTTTCCCACCCTTCAGTGCACAGTGGATGAGTCCCAGTGTCCCCTCCTGCAGCATGGAAGAACTCTCTGGTGTTTCTTTTCATTTGTTGGGTTAATTAAACTCTATTAAAATGAATGCATTAAAATATGTCAGAATTGGAAATGCATTTTGACTGATGAACACCACTAAAAGGCACCAGTCCAATCATCTCACAGTTGCTGCTGCAGCTTGCCAAATAATTGCTGCAGTTACTGTAAGCTATCATTCAGTCATCGATGCAAATTGCCGTATAATTATTAGTCAGTGCATCTGATGCATATCACAACAGTGTTCCTCTATCTTATATTATGCACTCGATTAGTTTATAATGCAGTAGTAGATGAGTATCTCCACCAGCAATATAATGATGTCtatcaaatgaaatattttagGGCGAACAAGACATCATGCCATGCCAaaatcgtattttagtttgccccACCACAGCTCAGCCTAGAAAAATGGTGCTTGAGAAGCTGCCAAAGTGATCTTTCAGGAACAAGAGCATGTCTAACCATAAGCTAAAAGAATGACAGATACATCACATAAACAGGACAATAAAGCATGTTGTGGCATCATCAAATCTAGCAAGAAGGCACTAGTTTTGCTATGATTGCCTGTGGCAAAACTTGGCATCAGTGGGAATTATTGCTCTTGACTGCTGTGTCTTGTCTCAGAGCACTGAGCTAAAGCTTTTTATATGGGAGTGTATCTCAAACAAAGAAAGAGCCATGTTTCACTTGTCCACCTCTATCTAATAGCTTTCAGCAAGTTCCCAAGCTTTCGCCAACATGGTAGTTGGCACATCAGTGACACAGAAACTAAAACAGGAGTCAGACAAACTACTAGCTgaagaaaaaaagatgaaaagCTATCATCAAGCAGAGTGTTTTGGATGAACCCAAACAAAATTTCAAGTGACAGAGTTGAGAACAAAATAACCCCTAGTGGAAGGTAGATGAGGTGACTGGTGAGATGTAACATCAGTGCTAGGCTTGGAATGTGATGATAGACTATTCTTAGTGCTTGTTTCAGACCATTCTGATGCAAAAAGTTTTCAATGATGTGCATGGTCTACCGACAAATCTCACTGCCTCTTCTTTGCTTGTCCCCTTTATCCATCAAGACTTGTGCCTGTTGTTGGCTTCCCTGAGGGTATGGGATGGCATCTGACTCTTAATAGAGTACTAGTGGCATAAGCAGTCAATTTTACAAATCatattaagaaaatattcatgtggtatgtgatgattgaaaagaaGACTTAAAGAATATTATTAAGTGTTGAAAGTGTAGAATGACATATATTATGTTTTGCTCACAACTTAATAAGTttaagcttctctctctctctgtatatataaACCATCTTTGATCTATTTACTATTATGGAGTAGACAATAGAGGTTTGCTAGATCTAGGTCGAACTACCAAATAGAAGGCCCTCTCAAGATCATTATGAACTTATAAAGGATTGCACCTTTAGCTTTAAGCAATTTGGGCCTCTTAGCAAGGTCAATTACTTGTGAACACTATTATAAGATATGAATTTAGATGTGGGAGATTGTGACACTCTAATAATATCACATCAAAATATTTCAAAAGATATGCCTGTATATATAGAGTTGATGATTTGATTCTAATGCTTTTCACTCATATTTTTGGGCCTTGTTATCAGACACTTACTAATAAATGAGAGACCATTGaagcacacacatatatatatggtttAACCCACATTGGTGTCTAATCTCATGTATATTAATCCTCTTGTCAGTTGAGACTTTATTATGAATCTCATGTATATGAATCCATAAAGGAGCAGAAGAAAAGAAATTTGCTGCAGTGTGCAAAATCAAGATGGGATCAAAAAGACAGTTTGGTAACAGTGAAAAGATCCAACAGTTTCGATGTCATTTCCATTACACTCATTACAAGTGAAGTCAGACCTATGGAGGAGAATTCGAAGAATGAACAAATAGATACAGGTTGTATTTGTTAGAATTTAGAAGATTGACATCCACTTCAGTCATCATCTTCCTCATGATTCCACTGAAGCGGTTCCTGTCCGTGTATACTTGGCCTTTTCTGTGTCAAGGTAGTGTGCCGAACTGTGGCATGTCATTCCATACCGGCCATGGAGTTCCATTCCATATGCCGGTGTTGCTGTTGCCATTGTTAGTTGTCATCGTACTCATTGTGGTGTCGGTCGTGATGGTGGTGATGGGCATGGTAGGGGAAGACTCGACGAACCATGGTGGTGAAGTGTGGTGGCCGCTACCGGCACAACACTTTGTGGAGGCGTGGCCCTCCAAACCTTCGTCTTTGGATCTCTCCACCGCCTCGAAAGAGATGGGATCCTGTTGGTTCTCCAGAAAGGGAGGTGGGAAAGCGGACGTGCTGCTGCTGTCTTTGTGGGCTTGCCCTCCGTAGAACATAGCCAACCTCTGTTGCTGAAGTTTCCAATGGAGATCTTGGTTTATGGAGCTCAAGGACTCGATGGAAGAGGCAATGCTACTGTTCGTGTGGCCGCTCCCTGCAGACGAAGAGCAGCCGCCTGCGTCGCTGTAAACCCCCACAGCAGAAACTGGATAGTTGTAGCCCAGCATGGGGGTAGCAGCTGTGCCAGATGAAGAAGACATCGTTAATGCATTGGGTGAGGAGATGACGTCTCCCAAGGACATGCACTGGTTGCTGCTGAGCACCCCAGAAGTGCTCAGAGAATGGAGGCCGGAGAATGGTCGAACACCGATTTGGAAGTCGGCGGCAAGAGAAGGCAGCGAGTTGAGGAACTTGAGCCCATCGCCGGACTCGGGGATTCGGGGCATGGGATCGAGCGACAGGCGCGAGGTGGACGATTTGGATCGCTTGTTCTTGCGGCAGCCGCCCCCCACGGGCACGTTGCGGAGGGCGCCGCCTTTGGTCCAGTAGCGGCGGCACGTCTTGCAGTAGTGCCGGGGCTGCGCCaggctgtagttgttgtagtagcagaacttggtgttggaGGAGTCGCAGCGCGGGCACTTCAAACTTTGCTCGGGGTGGCGCAACTCCGAAGCGGTGGCGGTGCTCTTGCAGCCTCCGGATGCGTGAGACTCGTCGCCCATTGTCGCCCGCCTCCCTTTCTTTCCCAGTGGGAAGGGGAGGTGACTTGGTCTTAAATAACGGGTGGGAAGCGTTGAATACAGCGGGGGAATGGAAGTGGGAAGAAGGTGTTGGATGAGTTGTGTCAGCTTTCCTGCGGCGGAGGCAAGGGAGGGAGCCCTACTCATAGGTTTCATGCATGGGATGGACAGGTAAAAGCGACGTCCTTTGATCCAAGCTTGTGATTGTCATCAAGTTGTTGTAGCAGAGTGCAATGGACATATGGCTTGGATTCCATGTATATGAGACACAGAAAACTGCAAGCATATACTAAGGGagcaaaaggagagagagagagagagagagacacacaacTGTGAGAAAGATCGAAGACAAAATTAGCAgaggaaaaggagagagagagagagagagagagagagagagacacacacacacacaactgagAGAAAGATTGAAGACAAAATTAGCAGATTCTTCACTCTGCATGCACGCATGCAGGGGTACGTAGTTGATAAAGAAATAGTGTCCTTTATTCAATAATGGTGATAACAAAGTGTAACGTACGAAGATGAAGGGTGTCCTTTTTTTCTCATCATAGTGTGTGATATATGTAGCGTGGTTTTGTCCCTCGGGAATCATTAATATGGCCGTGTCACGTATATGATGGTAGGTTTGGCGGCCATTAATAAGGATGGGGGTAAATGTAGAAGAGGCGATAGAGTACAGAGAACAACTAAGAACAGATGGGCACGCATGAGCCGCGGTGGGGAGGGTCGGAGCGTGGTGGTTTGGTTGGGACAAGACAAGGAAATGTGGCTCGTGACCGGGAGGACCGGATTCCCGTGACCGATGAACTAAATCGGAGCCAACTCCCAACCCGTCCTTGTCAACCTCACCCACCTTGCGCGTCACGTGCTGTCTCTTCCCTCCCTGCGGCGTCACGTGAGTCGAGATCCATCGATGCCAGGTAACACGCACGCAAGGAGAACCTTGCGCATCCCGTTTCAAGCCTTACTGCTGATACGTAGTGGGCTTAAGCTTTCAGCCTATCATCACAACCACCGAGTATATCGATGAAATCAGATCTCATTTtatcatatgattagaacatgtaTGATGGTTCGATCTTGCATATTTTGATTCCTTATCAGATCATTGGAATGAAAGGATCTTGAGAAGGGCCATGGAACTTGGCATGCCATCTCCTGCATCACCCTGTTAGCTAGCTGACTTCCAAATAATCGAAGCAAACTTCTGGAGGAACATTTTTTATTCTTTGAATGCCCAAATCATCATCAATTTTGTGAAAGGAACATTCTTTGGTTTTTTTGCTACCTACCATCTCACACATTAGATTTTTTGCAAAGAGAATTAATATGATAGATTTCAAACACATGTAGAGAACTCAATTTCAAACAGTCCTTTTATctgacat of Musa acuminata AAA Group cultivar baxijiao chromosome BXJ1-7, Cavendish_Baxijiao_AAA, whole genome shotgun sequence contains these proteins:
- the LOC135680077 gene encoding dof zinc finger protein DOF5.7-like, which gives rise to MGDESHASGGCKSTATASELRHPEQSLKCPRCDSSNTKFCYYNNYSLAQPRHYCKTCRRYWTKGGALRNVPVGGGCRKNKRSKSSTSRLSLDPMPRIPESGDGLKFLNSLPSLAADFQIGVRPFSGLHSLSTSGVLSSNQCMSLGDVISSPNALTMSSSSGTAATPMLGYNYPVSAVGVYSDAGGCSSSAGSGHTNSSIASSIESLSSINQDLHWKLQQQRLAMFYGGQAHKDSSSTSAFPPPFLENQQDPISFEAVERSKDEGLEGHASTKCCAGSGHHTSPPWFVESSPTMPITTITTDTTMSTMTTNNGNSNTGIWNGTPWPVWNDMPQFGTLP